From Selenihalanaerobacter shriftii, one genomic window encodes:
- a CDS encoding acetate and sugar kinases/Hsc70/actin family protein: MKSYRINPKKENYRNRKFTRSELMDMSTYKLRKICREYKIIKAYQMSYDRKKLIDIILKYRGIRGPLLIDSFKEGGFERLQEALDENLVTKLKALEDIKVPAKITIYEEVGINKEDMYKVVIKNEIEESNVLLVNGKNYLCGIFNIKKEKNGDNTYYLSANNKNLRLQGLNNKNYSLLFFKKSASEYLYKNFHQEKRLPPMNLEYYKVPIIDFETKKLEETKSVLCIDFGTSNTTAGAYLDNNYVSNISNNALLNQRIKINEINYVKFPYVTTKQERWEGMIPTIVYVLSCEDSENIKFLFGYEAKHHMKRKDYTSNASVFQGIKRWVNTYHKEEEVYDEFGNIAKVTRGEIINNYINYIIKSAENQFKCKFKNIHVSSPVKMKSQFVSMFQEIVPDYYIEEEDILDEGMSVLYNTIANLIEKQNFQDGEEYRALVIDCGGGTTDLSSCSFKIEEGDISYKVNIQTGFENGDTNFGGNNITYRIMQFMKIVFAHYYKNDGEIIDVDELITLPSVDLFRYVDELGVKKIYEKLAEYYQDVEEIIPTRYREYENQTSDEYQKVKNNFYFLWELAENMKKQFFKKTNILRNKFDSSELSGGDNDLHITSLSKWSLSVKKYDLLETVNRFPDVVFNIKEINKLIKADIYEIVRKFLEVFYENRELLHYSIIKLTGQSCKIDIFKEALKEFVPGRSIEFKQRQSDEENSLYLKLSCLRGIIKYIKSKKVGDIEVKIENKAPVIPYSITAFTFTGKEKIVIDSQERIDQAKGHILKPLSAREIKFYLKSDEGLTKKEYLYENDFSDYKPALVEDIIEQYAGKILQEETDTIRNGAVKFFLFTADDNWGFFVLPVCREDEQLHIGKKEYFTFEDDLSQLDFFDGLK, from the coding sequence TTGAAGTCGTATCGAATCAACCCTAAAAAAGAAAACTATAGAAATAGAAAGTTTACTAGAAGTGAATTAATGGATATGTCAACCTATAAATTAAGAAAGATCTGTCGTGAATATAAAATAATTAAAGCTTATCAAATGTCTTATGATAGAAAAAAATTAATAGATATAATATTAAAGTATCGAGGAATAAGAGGGCCGCTATTAATAGATTCATTCAAAGAAGGTGGGTTTGAAAGATTACAGGAAGCATTGGATGAAAATTTAGTAACTAAATTAAAAGCTTTAGAAGATATAAAGGTTCCAGCAAAGATAACAATTTATGAAGAAGTAGGAATTAATAAAGAAGATATGTATAAAGTAGTTATTAAAAATGAGATAGAGGAATCAAATGTATTATTAGTTAATGGGAAAAACTATTTATGCGGAATATTTAACATAAAAAAAGAAAAAAACGGCGATAATACCTATTATTTATCAGCCAATAATAAGAACTTAAGATTACAGGGATTAAATAACAAAAATTATAGTCTATTATTCTTCAAAAAGAGTGCTTCAGAATACTTATATAAGAATTTTCATCAAGAAAAAAGGCTACCGCCGATGAACCTTGAGTATTATAAGGTGCCAATAATAGATTTTGAGACTAAAAAACTTGAAGAAACAAAATCAGTACTATGTATTGATTTTGGGACCTCTAATACAACGGCAGGTGCTTATTTGGATAATAATTATGTATCTAATATTTCTAATAATGCCCTGCTGAATCAAAGAATAAAGATAAATGAGATTAATTATGTAAAATTCCCATATGTAACAACAAAGCAAGAAAGATGGGAAGGAATGATTCCAACTATAGTATATGTATTAAGTTGTGAAGATTCAGAGAATATAAAATTTTTATTTGGATATGAAGCAAAGCATCATATGAAAAGAAAGGATTATACTAGTAATGCTAGTGTCTTTCAAGGAATAAAGAGATGGGTGAATACCTATCATAAAGAAGAAGAAGTATATGATGAATTCGGTAATATAGCTAAAGTTACTCGGGGTGAGATAATAAATAATTATATTAATTATATAATTAAGTCCGCAGAAAATCAGTTTAAATGCAAATTTAAAAACATACATGTTTCAAGTCCAGTAAAAATGAAATCTCAATTCGTCTCAATGTTTCAAGAGATAGTACCAGATTACTATATAGAGGAAGAAGATATCTTAGATGAAGGAATGTCTGTGCTTTATAATACAATAGCGAACTTAATTGAAAAACAAAATTTCCAAGATGGGGAAGAATATAGAGCTTTAGTTATAGATTGTGGCGGTGGAACTACTGATTTATCTTCTTGTAGTTTCAAAATTGAAGAAGGGGATATCTCTTATAAAGTGAATATTCAAACTGGTTTTGAGAATGGAGATACTAATTTTGGTGGAAATAATATTACTTATAGAATAATGCAATTCATGAAGATAGTCTTTGCTCATTATTATAAGAATGATGGTGAGATTATAGATGTAGATGAATTGATTACACTGCCAAGTGTAGATCTATTTAGGTATGTAGATGAGTTAGGAGTAAAAAAGATTTATGAAAAGTTAGCTGAATATTATCAAGATGTAGAAGAGATAATTCCTACAAGATATAGAGAGTATGAGAACCAAACTAGTGATGAATATCAAAAAGTAAAGAATAACTTTTATTTCTTATGGGAGCTAGCAGAGAATATGAAGAAGCAGTTCTTTAAGAAAACAAATATTTTGAGGAATAAGTTTGATTCTTCAGAGTTAAGTGGTGGAGATAATGACTTACATATAACTTCATTAAGTAAGTGGAGTCTTTCTGTAAAAAAATATGATTTATTAGAAACTGTGAATCGGTTTCCAGATGTAGTCTTTAATATAAAAGAGATCAATAAACTTATAAAAGCGGATATTTATGAAATAGTTAGAAAGTTCTTAGAAGTTTTTTATGAAAATAGAGAGTTACTACATTATTCTATAATTAAATTAACAGGTCAATCATGTAAAATAGATATATTTAAGGAAGCATTAAAGGAGTTTGTTCCAGGGCGAAGTATAGAGTTTAAGCAAAGGCAGAGTGATGAGGAGAATTCTTTATACCTTAAGCTATCTTGTTTAAGAGGGATAATTAAATATATAAAATCTAAAAAGGTTGGTGATATTGAGGTAAAAATAGAGAATAAGGCACCAGTTATACCTTATTCAATTACTGCTTTTACCTTTACTGGTAAAGAGAAGATAGTAATAGATAGTCAAGAAAGAATAGATCAAGCTAAAGGGCATATATTAAAACCATTAAGTGCCCGAGAGATTAAATTTTATTTAAAGAGTGATGAGGGATTAACTAAAAAAGAGTATTTATATGAGAATGATTTTAGTGATTATAAACCTGCATTAGTAGAGG